A DNA window from Aminiphilus circumscriptus DSM 16581 contains the following coding sequences:
- a CDS encoding YgeY family selenium metabolism-linked hydrolase, which translates to MRVGAEEVRRLAEACLPDITRFLRDMVAIPSESGNEERVIQRIWQEMERVGFDQVEIDPMGNILGTVGSGRHLIAMDAHIDTVGVGNRELWTFDPYEGYEDEQCIGGRGASDQKGGMASMVYGAKIIKELGLEGDYSLLVTGTVQEEDCDGLCWQYIVQEDGIRPEFVVSTEPTSCKIHRGQRGRMEIRVSVSGLSCHGSAPERGDNAIYKMAPILLELRALHENLRDHEFLGKGSLTVSEIFFSSPSRCAVADGCSISIDRRLTGGETAESALREIRNLPAVKAAGATVSMYDYAAPSYRGLVYPSEAYFPTWLIDEDHAVTRTLVEAYRHLTGEEPVVDKWTFSTNGVAIMGRFGIPCVGFGPGHEDQAHAPNERTWKSELVKAAAMYALIPTLYVERCSG; encoded by the coding sequence ATGCGTGTCGGAGCCGAAGAAGTACGGCGGCTGGCGGAAGCTTGCCTGCCGGACATAACCCGCTTTCTGCGGGACATGGTGGCGATTCCGAGCGAGAGCGGCAACGAGGAACGGGTGATCCAGAGAATCTGGCAGGAGATGGAGAGGGTCGGCTTCGACCAGGTGGAAATCGATCCCATGGGGAACATTCTTGGCACGGTGGGAAGCGGAAGACACCTCATCGCCATGGATGCCCACATCGACACGGTGGGGGTGGGCAACCGGGAACTCTGGACCTTCGATCCCTACGAGGGATACGAGGATGAACAGTGCATCGGCGGACGAGGTGCGTCGGACCAGAAGGGCGGCATGGCCTCCATGGTCTACGGAGCGAAGATCATCAAGGAACTGGGGCTTGAGGGGGACTATTCACTCCTCGTGACGGGAACGGTGCAGGAGGAGGACTGCGACGGCCTCTGCTGGCAGTACATCGTCCAGGAGGATGGCATCCGCCCCGAGTTCGTGGTCTCCACGGAGCCCACCTCCTGCAAGATCCACCGCGGCCAGCGGGGACGGATGGAGATCCGGGTGTCCGTGTCGGGTCTCTCCTGCCACGGTTCCGCGCCGGAGCGCGGAGACAATGCCATCTACAAGATGGCGCCCATCCTGCTCGAACTCCGGGCGCTTCACGAAAACCTTCGGGATCATGAATTCCTTGGCAAGGGGAGCCTCACCGTCTCGGAGATATTTTTTTCCTCCCCCTCCCGGTGCGCTGTGGCGGATGGCTGCAGCATCTCCATCGATCGACGCCTTACCGGGGGCGAGACGGCGGAGTCCGCTCTGCGGGAGATCCGGAACCTGCCGGCGGTGAAAGCCGCGGGTGCCACGGTGAGTATGTACGACTACGCCGCTCCTTCTTACCGCGGGCTCGTCTATCCCTCCGAGGCCTATTTCCCAACCTGGCTCATCGACGAGGATCACGCGGTGACCCGGACCCTCGTCGAGGCCTATCGACACCTCACCGGGGAAGAGCCAGTGGTGGACAAGTGGACCTTCTCCACCAACGGCGTCGCCATCATGGGACGCTTCGGGATTCCCTGCGTTGGCTTCGGTCCCGGACACGAGGACCAAGCCCACGCCCCGAACGAGCGGACCTGGAAGAGCGAACTCGTGAAGGCCGCAGCCATGTACGCCCTGATTCCCACCCTGTACGTGGAACGTTGCAGCGGATAA